The genomic stretch CATGATAAGAATCAATATTCTTTAATTCCCACAGCAGAAGTACCGTTAACTAATATAGTTTATAATAAAATTATAAAAGAAAATACATTACCAATAAAATTGGTAGCACATAGCCCATGTTTTCGATCTGAAGTTGGATCTTATGGACAATATAATAAAGGTTTAATTCGTACACATCAATTTGATAAAGTAGAATTAGTACAATTAGTACGTCCTGAAGATTCTTTAAAAACATTAGAAATTATTACTCAACATGCAGAAAAAGTGTTAAAACTTTTAAAATTACCTTATAGAAAAATGCTTTTATGTACAGGAGATATGGGTTTTGCTTCTAGCAAAACATATGATTTAGAAGTATGGTTTCCATCAAAAGAAAAATATTATGAAGTTTCATCTTGTTCTAATATGTCTGATTTTCAATCTAGGCGAATAAAAGCTAGATATAGAAAAATGAATGAAAATAAAAATATTTTTATTCATACATTAAATGGATCTGGATTAGCTGTTGGAAGAACTTTAGCAGCTATAATGGAAAATTATCAATTAGAAAATGGTAATATTAAAATACCTAATATTTTAAAACCATATATGAAAAAATTTTCTTATAAAAGTAAATAAAAAAACATATTTTATATATATGAAAAATTTTATTTAAATAAAATTTTAATATTATTATATAAATTAATAGTTTTAAATAAACGAGTTGGAATAATAAAAATGGTATCATCTCCAGCAATAGTACCAAGAATTCCTTCTGATTTACCTAAAGAATCTAATAAACGAGCTATTAGTTGAGCCGCACCAGGACTAGTATGAATAATAATTAAAACATCATTATAATCAATATCTAAAACTAAATTTCTTAGTGAACTAGTAGTATTTGGTACACTTAAATCTAAAGGAAAACAATAAACCATTTCCATTTTAATATTTCTAGTTCTTATTGCACCAAATTTAGTTAACATTCTGGAGACTTTAGATTGATTAATCTTATTAAATCCTTCTTCTTGTAAAGCACGTACAATTTCAATTTGTGTGCTAAATTTTTCTTTTTTAATTAAATTTTTAAATATTTTTACTAACATTTCTTCTTTTTTTTTTATAGAATTGTTATACATAAAATCACCAATAAAATAACAAACAATATTATTTCTATATATAATGAAAATTATTAGTAATGTAAATCAAATAAATTTTTAACATACATACTTAGATAAAATATTTATATTTTAATTATTAATTGTAATATTAAATCATTTAAAATGTCAATAATTATTTAATTATTGTGTATATAAAAAATAAAATTTTAGCTATAAAGATAAATTGATTTTATTAATTAACTATATTATTATCTATATAAATTAAATATTTTTTTATAAAAATTTTTTATATTATTTATATAAAATATATGTTTTATACTTTAGGTAACTTTAATATGTATTATATTGAAAATAACGTAAATAATTATCATAAATGGTATCTTATTGATGCTAAAAAAAAAATTTTAGG from Enterobacteriaceae endosymbiont of Plateumaris braccata encodes the following:
- the argR gene encoding transcriptional regulator ArgR, producing MYNNSIKKKEEMLVKIFKNLIKKEKFSTQIEIVRALQEEGFNKINQSKVSRMLTKFGAIRTRNIKMEMVYCFPLDLSVPNTTSSLRNLVLDIDYNDVLIIIHTSPGAAQLIARLLDSLGKSEGILGTIAGDDTIFIIPTRLFKTINLYNNIKILFK